The following are encoded together in the Lathyrus oleraceus cultivar Zhongwan6 chromosome 3, CAAS_Psat_ZW6_1.0, whole genome shotgun sequence genome:
- the LOC127130710 gene encoding uncharacterized protein LOC127130710, translating to MDEFQDQFAELQKEIKALRGKELFGRDVNDMCLVPNVRMPAKFKLPEFEKYKGNRDQLRSMQQRGKETFREYAQRWREIAAQVVPPMEEKEMTKVFFKTLDTFYYERMIASAPTDFTDMVNMGVRLEEAVREGRLVREGSSSSSGAKRYGGFMKKKEQETNAVSYNHPRRINYPYHSQHQHIAAVTPVITSAPVQVQYPQQRTNRFQQNTQYQQQHQPQQHQHQLQQRPPQQQRRTNFDPIPMSYAELYPALITKNLVQPRPRPLVPEVLPWWYKPEVSCPFHQNAPGHDLDNCFALKLEVQKLTRAGILTFKNMGPNVKDNPMPSHGPSSVNNIEVCLNEQRVTKIEEIRRSLVEIHSVLCAHGLFQHDHQICGTCSVNSRGCRKIRDDLQGVLDQGLIQISRQVSSPESQEQEVNVIIPCFNIPEKVEIAYHPREPVVICPPGPMPYTSDKAVPYRYAATIIENGKEVEIKTLASVTNIAANSRMTRSGRVFAPPVIPSRNVEKDPVVMVPVTREAEGKTSNSTLDKETDELLRIIKLSDYEVVDQLLQTPSKISILSLLLNSAVHREALLKVLDQAFVEQDITAEQFNNVVGSITSCNGLGFCDEELPEEGKNHNFALHISANCQGDSLSNILIDTGSSLNVMPKSTLVKLKYKGGQMRHSGIIVKAFDGSRKSVIGEVDLPIGIGPHVFQITFQVMDIVPAYSCLLGRPWIHEAGAITSTLHQKLKFFKNGQIVTVNGEQAMLISHLSSFSVIEADKTAVQTPFQALTIDDYKKSEGSIASFKDAQQIVKTGPTEMWGKVIELPENVNHAGLGFVDGKQVQTSVVQPFKDIFHSGGFINMVAVEEDTFEGKTEDEGPRFVTPGGEPSSISA from the exons ATGGATGAATTCCAGGATCAGTTTGCGGaattacaaaaagagataaaagctcTTCGTGGGAAAGAACTGTTTGGCAGAGATGTAAATGATATGTGTTTGGTTCCAAACGTAAGGATGCCAGCAAAATTTAAACTACCAgaatttgaaaagtacaaaggaa accgagatcagttgaggtcCATGCAACAAAGAGGAAAGGAGACATTCCGTGAATACGCGCAAAGGTGGCGCGAAATTGCAGCACAGGTTGTTCCACCtatggaagaaaaggagatgacgaAAGTGTTCTTTAAGACTCTTGATACTttttattacgagaggatgattgCAAGCGCTCCTACAGACTTTACTGACATGGTAAACATGGGAGTCCGTTTAGAGGAAGCAGTTCGAGAAGGGCGTCTAGTCAGAGAAGGAAGTTCATCTTCAAGCGGGGCAAAGAGGTACGGCGGTTTTATGAAAAAGAAGGAACAAGAAACTAATGCTGTGTCCTATAATCATCCAAGAAGGATCAATTATCCTTACCATTCCCAACACCAACATATAGCAGCCGTGACTCCAGTAATCACTTCCGCTCCAGTTCAAGTCCAATACCCTCAGCAGCGTACCAACCGCTTCCAACAGAAtactcagtatcagcaacaacatcaacctcaacaacatcaacatcagtTACAACAACGTCCACCACAGCAGCAAAGAAGAAccaattttgatccaattccaatgtcatatgcagaattgtatccagCTTTGATCACTAAAAACCTTGTGCAACCACGACCACGACCTCTTGTACCAGAAGTGCTACcttggtggtacaagccagaggTATCTTGTCCCTTTCATCAGAATGCTCCAGGTCATGACTTAGACAACTGTTTTGCTTTAAAGTTGGAAGTACAGAAGTTGACAAGAGCAGGTATCCTGACCTTCAAGAACATGGGTCCCAATGTGAAGGACAATCCAATGCCAAGTCATGGTCCTTCATCAGTGAACAATATAGAAGTTTGTCTCAATGAACAACGTGTTACGAAGATAGAGGAGATTCGGCGGTCTTTGGTTGAAATTCATTCTGTTTTATGTGCTCATGGTCTATTCCAACATGACCACCAGATCTGTGGTACATGTTCAGTCAATTCAAGAGGTTGTAGAAAGATTCGAGATGATTTGCAAGGCGTCCTTGATCAGGGTTTGATTCAGATTTCTAGACAAGTGAGTTCTCCAGAATCACAAGAACAAGAGGTGAATGTCATCATTCCTTGCTTCAACATTCCAGAGAAAGTAGAGATAGCTTATCATCCGAGGGAGCCAGTGGTGATTTGCCCTCCGGGCCCAATGCCTTACACTTCAGATAAAGCGGTCCCCTACCGCTATGCAGCAACTATTATTGAGAACGGTAAAGAGGTCGAGATTAAAACCTTAGCCTCAGTTACCAATATCGCAGCAAATAGCCGAATGACGCGCAGTGGCCGCGTGTTCGCTCCGCCGGTTATCCCAAGTAGAAATGTTGAGAAAGATCCAGTAGTCATGGTACCAGTGACAAGAGAAGCAGAAGGGAAAACAAGCAATTCAACCCTTGATAAAGAAACAGATGAACTACTTAGAATTATCAAGCTCAGTGACTACGAAGTGGTAGATCAGTTGCTacagacaccgtcaaaaatctcgaTCCTGTCCTTATTATTGAATTCAGCTGTCCACAGAGAAGCACTACTGAAGGTGCTTGATCAAGCCTTTGTAGAACAGGATATAACAGCAGAGCAGTTCAACAATGTTGTAGGCAGCATCACTTCGTGCAATGGCTTAggcttttgtgatgaagaactgCCAGAAGAAGGAAAGAATCACAACTTCGCTCTCCATATCTCAGCCAATTGTCAAGGGGATTCTTTGTCTAATATCCTAATTGACACCGGTTCATCTCTGAATGTCATGCCCAAGTCTACCTTGGTGAAGCTAAAGTACAAAGGGGGGCAAATGCGGCACAGTGGAATTATTGTGAAAGCCTTCGATGGATCAAGAAAATCAGTCATTGGAGAAGTTGATTTGCCTATTGGTATTGGACCACATGTattccagatcactttccaggttatggatataGTGCCAGCTTATAGCTGTCTGCTCGGAcgcccatggattcatgaggcgggTGCCATTACATCCACGttacaccagaagttaaaattTTTCAAGAATGGGCAAATAGTGACGGTTAATGGGGAGCAGGCTATGCTGATTAGCCACCTTTCATCGTTTAGTGTGATAGAAGCAGACAAAACGGCTGTTCAAACTCCATTTCAGGCCCTGACCATCGATGATTACAAGAAAAGTGAAGGTTCAATCGCGTCATTCAAAGACGCCCAGCAGATTGTCAAGACAGGTCCTACAGAAATGTGGGGCAAGGTGATAGAGTTGCCAGAAAACGTTAACCATGCAGGATTAGGCTTTGTTGATGGAAAACAAGTGCAGACTTCAGTGGTGCAACCTTTCAAAGATATCTTTCACAGCGGTGGGTTTATCAACATGGTAGCAGTTGAGGAGGATACTTTTGAGGGAAAGACAGAAGACGAAGGCCCCAGATTTGTGACACCagga